Proteins encoded within one genomic window of Methanobrevibacter arboriphilus JCM 13429 = DSM 1125:
- a CDS encoding FkbM family methyltransferase produces MFIWEEYYLDDCLESEKTVIDVGANIGDSSLYFANKGYNVFGFEPISEVYDIATGNINLNPQLKDKITLINKAVSCKKGRIKIYKDSENSGGHSGYGSNKEYEEFDLVETTTLGDIINEYNIDPYALKIDCEGCEVDIIMNSDLSDFKIIYFEHHKFLTGINHENLVNKLKSEGFMIVGENKFNKQVDTICMINNFK; encoded by the coding sequence ATATTTATCTGGGAAGAATATTATTTAGATGACTGCTTAGAAAGTGAAAAAACTGTCATTGATGTTGGTGCAAACATTGGTGATTCTTCATTATATTTCGCAAATAAAGGTTATAATGTTTTTGGATTCGAACCAATTTCAGAAGTTTATGATATAGCTACTGGAAATATTAATCTAAACCCTCAATTAAAAGATAAGATAACCTTAATAAATAAAGCTGTTTCATGTAAAAAAGGAAGAATTAAAATATATAAAGATTCTGAAAATTCTGGAGGACATTCAGGTTATGGATCTAATAAAGAGTATGAGGAGTTTGATCTTGTAGAAACAACAACATTAGGAGATATAATTAATGAGTATAACATTGATCCATATGCACTTAAAATTGATTGTGAAGGATGTGAAGTTGATATTATAATGAATTCTGATCTTTCAGATTTTAAAATAATTTATTTTGAACATCATAAGTTTCTGACTGGCATTAACCATGAAAATTTAGTAAACAAGTTAAAATCTGAAGGATTTATGATAGTTGGGGAAAATAAGTTTAATAAACAAGTTGATACTATTTGTATGATAAATAACTTCAAATAA
- the fbp gene encoding fructose-1,6-bisphosphate aldolase/phosphatase, with protein sequence MKTTISVIKADVGSISGHLVAHPALLETCDEVLGKALEDGLLEDYYITRCGDDIDMIMTHRNGEENEEVHETAFNAFMKATELAKELKLYGAGQDLLSDTFSGNIKGMGPGVAEMEFKERPSDPVIVFCCDKTEPGAFNLPLYRLFADPFNTAGLTIDPSMHDGFKFEVFDVIEHRKVILSCPEESYDLLALLGSTGRYVIKRIFKKNGEIAASMSTERLNLMAGSYVGKDDPAAIVRAQSGFPSAGEVVEPFAFPHLVSGWMRGSHNGPLMPTAQYDANPIRFDGPPRVIGLGFSVADAKLGLPVDLFDDPAFDRTRQQASDIADYMRRHGPFEPHRLPSEEMEYTSLPGVLEKLESRFEKME encoded by the coding sequence ATGAAAACAACTATTAGTGTAATTAAAGCAGATGTTGGAAGTATTTCTGGTCATTTAGTAGCTCACCCAGCGTTACTTGAAACTTGTGATGAAGTTTTAGGAAAAGCTCTTGAAGATGGTTTATTAGAGGATTATTATATAACTCGTTGTGGGGACGATATTGATATGATAATGACTCACAGAAATGGTGAGGAAAATGAAGAAGTTCATGAAACTGCTTTCAATGCTTTCATGAAAGCTACTGAGTTAGCTAAAGAATTAAAATTATATGGTGCTGGTCAAGATTTGTTATCTGATACTTTTTCAGGCAATATTAAAGGTATGGGTCCTGGTGTAGCTGAAATGGAATTTAAAGAAAGACCAAGTGATCCAGTTATTGTTTTCTGTTGTGATAAAACTGAGCCTGGTGCATTTAACTTACCTTTATATAGATTGTTTGCTGACCCATTTAATACAGCTGGACTTACTATTGATCCTAGTATGCATGATGGATTTAAATTTGAAGTATTCGATGTAATAGAACATAGAAAAGTAATTCTTAGTTGTCCTGAAGAATCATACGACTTACTTGCTCTTTTAGGTTCTACTGGAAGATATGTTATTAAAAGAATCTTTAAAAAGAATGGTGAAATTGCAGCTAGTATGAGTACTGAAAGATTGAACTTAATGGCTGGTTCTTATGTTGGTAAAGATGATCCTGCAGCTATTGTAAGAGCGCAATCTGGTTTCCCATCAGCTGGTGAAGTTGTTGAACCATTTGCATTCCCTCATTTAGTTAGTGGATGGATGAGAGGTTCTCATAATGGTCCTTTAATGCCAACTGCTCAATATGATGCTAACCCTATTAGATTTGACGGACCTCCAAGAGTTATTGGTTTAGGTTTTTCTGTAGCTGATGCAAAATTAGGATTACCTGTAGATTTATTTGACGATCCTGCATTTGATAGAACCAGACAACAAGCTTCTGATATAGCTGATTATATGAGAAGACATGGTCCTTTCGAACCACATAGATTACCAAGTGAAGAAATGGAATATACTTCTTTACCTGGTGTTTTAGAAAAATTAGAATCAAGATTTGAAAAGATGGAATAA
- a CDS encoding B12-binding domain-containing radical SAM protein has translation MKITFVNPPQTASKYKFMGVIAPPLGLAYMAAVLEENHFSVNIIDASASDMTWEEFEENLKNSNPDIIAITALTPTIEKALKTAKKSKNLFPDSIIVMGGYHPTFNFEELLNYEFIDIVIRGEGEYIILDLVQTIENHGDLSKVKGIAFDNIVTPERELIMDLDLLPFPARHLLPMDNYKLLNMDTKMSTMITSRGCPMQCSFCSSASLHGSKLRLRSIKGIVDEMEDLIENFNIETIAFMDDTFTINKKRVIEICDEIIRRNIKVLWGCTARVDSLNADILKKMREAGCITLFMGVESAEQQILDDVNKKTTIEKVQEAFKVCREEKIRTIASVVLGMPGDTHESIKKTVDFVKDLKPSYAIFSLATPYPGTKFYQQVFEKNMIKVKDWSKYTLISPIIDTIECSLDDLKKYQTIAFCKFYLRPSYLLRQLITDGPILLKTIWGVFRHVLS, from the coding sequence ATGAAAATTACATTTGTTAATCCACCACAAACAGCTTCTAAATACAAGTTTATGGGGGTTATTGCACCACCATTAGGTCTTGCTTATATGGCTGCTGTTTTAGAAGAAAACCATTTTTCAGTTAATATAATTGATGCTTCTGCATCTGATATGACTTGGGAAGAATTTGAAGAGAACTTGAAAAATTCTAATCCTGATATTATTGCTATTACAGCATTAACACCAACTATTGAAAAAGCTTTAAAAACCGCTAAAAAATCTAAAAACCTTTTCCCAGATAGTATAATTGTAATGGGGGGATATCATCCTACTTTTAATTTTGAAGAATTATTGAATTATGAGTTTATTGATATTGTTATTCGTGGAGAAGGTGAATACATTATTTTAGACTTGGTTCAAACTATTGAGAATCATGGGGATCTTAGTAAAGTCAAGGGAATAGCTTTTGATAATATTGTGACTCCTGAAAGAGAATTGATTATGGATTTAGATTTATTACCTTTCCCTGCTAGGCATTTACTCCCTATGGATAATTATAAGCTTCTTAATATGGATACAAAGATGTCTACTATGATTACTAGTAGGGGTTGTCCTATGCAATGTTCTTTTTGTTCTTCTGCTTCTTTACATGGATCTAAACTTCGCTTAAGATCGATTAAAGGCATTGTTGATGAAATGGAAGATTTGATTGAAAATTTCAATATAGAGACTATTGCTTTTATGGATGATACTTTTACAATAAATAAAAAAAGAGTTATTGAAATCTGTGATGAAATAATAAGAAGAAATATTAAAGTATTATGGGGATGTACTGCAAGAGTTGATTCGTTAAATGCAGATATATTGAAAAAAATGAGGGAAGCAGGATGCATTACTCTTTTTATGGGTGTTGAATCGGCTGAACAGCAAATTTTAGATGATGTAAATAAAAAAACTACTATTGAAAAAGTTCAAGAGGCATTTAAGGTTTGTAGGGAAGAAAAAATCAGAACAATTGCTTCTGTTGTACTTGGAATGCCTGGAGATACTCATGAAAGTATAAAAAAGACTGTTGATTTTGTGAAGGACTTAAAACCTTCTTATGCTATTTTTTCTTTAGCAACACCTTATCCTGGAACTAAATTTTATCAACAAGTTTTTGAAAAAAATATGATAAAAGTTAAAGATTGGTCAAAATATACACTAATTTCTCCTATAATTGACACAATAGAGTGTTCTTTAGATGATTTGAAAAAATATCAAACTATAGCTTTTTGTAAATTTTATTTAAGACCAAGTTATTTGCTTCGTCAGTTAATTACTGATGGACCAATCTTGCTTAAGACAATTTGGGGTGTTTTTAGGCATGTTTTAAGTTAA
- the thiI gene encoding tRNA uracil 4-sulfurtransferase ThiI, with the protein MEYSLIIARYGELGLKSPKVRGRFERKLSSNIKAAFNCEIDINQARIFIFPENFDEALSKLHKIFGIVSFSPAISTYSNFDDIEKTVSKYLDKLIDEGLISSDTPFAIRCRRVGKHDFSSQELAAFAGSVVVKKLGCPVDLTNPRFEIFIEVRDNETYIFHEKIKGPGGLPLGTQGKLISLVSSGIDSPVATYLMMKRGCEIIALHFDNDPYTKPKSEEKFESIVEQLKSYSSGVPFRSRVVKYGNYLNKCKEDAPEKMTCILCKSGMYKIAGMLAKDMNALGVVDGSSVGQVASQTLPNILATRDDVEVPILSPLIGLDKVEIEKIAKKIGTYDISKEYDGGCSAVPRYPETKADIERVRNAKEDINQEELINKAFGSIIFKDSVE; encoded by the coding sequence ATGGAATATAGTTTAATAATAGCAAGGTATGGTGAATTAGGGCTTAAAAGTCCTAAAGTTAGGGGTCGATTTGAAAGAAAGCTTTCTTCTAATATTAAAGCTGCTTTTAATTGTGAAATAGATATTAATCAGGCGCGTATATTTATATTTCCTGAAAATTTTGATGAAGCATTATCTAAACTTCATAAAATATTTGGTATTGTATCTTTTTCTCCAGCAATATCTACTTATAGTAATTTTGATGATATCGAAAAAACAGTGTCTAAATATCTTGATAAATTAATTGATGAAGGATTAATATCTTCAGATACTCCTTTTGCAATTAGATGTAGAAGAGTAGGAAAACATGATTTTTCATCTCAGGAATTAGCTGCCTTTGCTGGATCTGTTGTTGTTAAAAAGCTTGGATGTCCTGTCGATTTAACAAATCCTAGGTTTGAAATTTTTATTGAAGTTCGTGATAATGAAACTTATATATTTCATGAAAAAATTAAAGGTCCTGGAGGTTTACCTCTTGGAACTCAAGGAAAATTAATTTCACTTGTATCTAGTGGTATTGATTCTCCTGTAGCAACTTATCTTATGATGAAAAGAGGCTGTGAGATAATAGCTCTTCATTTTGATAATGATCCTTATACAAAACCAAAATCTGAAGAGAAATTTGAATCTATTGTTGAACAGCTCAAGTCTTACTCAAGTGGTGTTCCTTTCAGATCTAGAGTTGTTAAATATGGAAATTATCTTAATAAATGCAAGGAAGATGCTCCAGAAAAGATGACTTGTATTCTTTGTAAGTCTGGAATGTATAAAATAGCTGGAATGTTAGCTAAAGATATGAATGCACTTGGTGTTGTTGATGGTAGTAGTGTAGGTCAAGTAGCTTCTCAAACTCTTCCAAATATTCTTGCTACTCGTGATGATGTTGAAGTTCCTATTTTAAGTCCTTTGATTGGTTTGGATAAGGTTGAAATCGAAAAAATAGCTAAAAAAATAGGGACTTATGATATTTCAAAAGAATATGATGGGGGTTGTAGTGCTGTACCACGATATCCTGAAACAAAGGCAGATATTGAAAGAGTTAGAAATGCTAAAGAAGATATTAATCAAGAAGAATTGATTAATAAGGCTTTTGGATCAATAATTTTTAAAGACTCTGTTGAATAA
- a CDS encoding methanogenesis marker 16 metalloprotein, with translation MKSRTLDEINDKIENRTANVFTAQELKDLIRNENAPKFEDVDVVTCGTCGIMSGTAAVFHLDIFEPGVFKRAKNIYLNGVPGFTGPCPNEWLGSIDTIVYGTSHSKINPDYGGGFLFKDIIEGNEIDVEVESNDGKKFSSNITIENIPRAEMIGTRMAFKNYTAFINPSNNQISSIFNAIPMEGNFKSFSFSGCGDINPLQNDPNMNVIKKGSKVLLNGSEGLVLGNGTRSSINKPNLMLSADMRQMSSDYFGGFKTAEGPEIFDSIALAIPVLNENILTNLMVINKDINLPIADIQGRHLPLSETNYSNVWDGYDERPQFNENKCVNCNNCLVEERCPTFAYSNEKGNKKLDTEKCFGCGMCSYSCIGGAFEMNTGQVSIRIDENNHDIPIACRQSDIRRAKLLTNKLKKMVENGKFKI, from the coding sequence TTGAAATCAAGAACTCTTGATGAGATTAATGATAAAATTGAAAATAGAACAGCTAATGTTTTTACAGCTCAAGAACTAAAAGATTTAATTAGAAATGAAAATGCTCCTAAATTTGAGGATGTTGATGTTGTAACATGTGGTACTTGTGGAATTATGTCTGGAACTGCAGCCGTATTTCATTTAGATATTTTTGAACCTGGGGTTTTTAAAAGAGCTAAAAATATCTATTTAAATGGTGTTCCAGGTTTTACAGGGCCTTGTCCTAATGAATGGTTAGGATCTATTGATACAATTGTTTATGGAACTAGCCATAGTAAGATTAATCCAGATTATGGTGGGGGTTTTTTATTTAAGGATATTATAGAAGGTAATGAAATTGATGTTGAAGTAGAATCTAATGATGGTAAAAAATTCTCTTCTAATATTACTATTGAGAATATTCCTCGAGCTGAAATGATTGGAACAAGAATGGCATTTAAAAATTATACTGCCTTTATTAATCCTTCAAATAATCAAATTTCATCAATTTTTAATGCAATTCCTATGGAAGGAAATTTCAAATCTTTTTCTTTTTCTGGATGTGGTGATATTAATCCTCTTCAAAATGATCCTAATATGAATGTTATAAAAAAAGGATCAAAAGTTTTACTTAATGGATCTGAAGGACTTGTTCTTGGAAATGGAACAAGAAGCAGTATTAATAAGCCTAATTTGATGTTATCTGCAGATATGCGTCAAATGAGTTCTGATTACTTTGGAGGTTTTAAAACTGCTGAAGGTCCTGAAATATTTGATTCAATAGCATTAGCTATTCCAGTTCTTAATGAAAATATATTAACTAATTTAATGGTTATAAATAAAGATATTAATCTACCTATTGCTGATATTCAAGGTAGACATTTACCTCTCTCTGAAACAAATTATTCTAATGTATGGGATGGTTATGATGAGAGGCCACAATTTAATGAAAATAAATGTGTTAATTGTAATAATTGTTTAGTTGAAGAACGTTGTCCTACATTTGCTTATAGTAATGAAAAAGGAAATAAAAAGTTAGATACTGAAAAGTGTTTTGGTTGTGGGATGTGTTCTTATTCTTGTATTGGTGGTGCATTTGAAATGAATACTGGTCAGGTATCTATTCGTATTGATGAAAATAACCATGATATTCCAATTGCATGTAGACAATCTGATATAAGAAGAGCAAAATTATTAACTAATAAACTGAAAAAAATGGTTGAAAATGGAAAATTTAAGATTTAA
- the alaS gene encoding alanine--tRNA ligase — translation MTEILKELGFSKRKCETCGNEFWSIPERSTCGDAPCDEYEFIGNPATEKGYDLFEIQKSFREFFEKNGHTQVSRYPVLAKRWRDDVFLVGASIYDFQPWVTSGLIEPPANPLVIAQPSIRLNDVDNVGRTGRHMTCFTMGAHHAFNSIDNKIYWKENTVKLCHDFIGSIGIDPAEITFIESWWEGGGNAGPCYEVCVRGVELATLVFMQYKILPNGDKEEIPIKTVDTGYGLERFAWISQGTPTAYDACFAPVIDKLKSITNIDVDENILAENAQIAGMMDIETFADIRSLREKVANKLSISIDELLKSAEPMEAIYVIADHTRCLAFMLADGIIPSNVKEGYLARLVLRRTIRFMKELEMKESLSYIMEIQLDFLSKFYPEIKDSQDHIMNIISLEEDRYAKTIDKGNRIVKRTIKNLKKQNKDLMPVETLIDLYDAHGMPPETVKEIAESIYDENEFKVNIPDNFFTLVANQHTGEEITSDSELKLDYPPTDLLFYDNFHISNFEAEILDIVKKNYNKNYNNEDNKENNQEDNQEDNQEDKKEDNSSNIDKKNQFSIILDQTAFYPEGGGQPSDIGYLTIKGKQVEVIHAEKVGDVVLHNVLVGEDIDYFKNELDIIGEKINGKINWDRRISLARNHTATHLIIAAAKKVLGNHIWQAGAQKGLKRSRLDLSHYKRITQNEIDKIEKIANDLVMDNIILDINWMNRDEAEKKYGFTLYQGGVVPGSVIRVINIPNVDVQACAGTHVPQTGEIGLIKINKTERVQDGVERIDFSAGLAAVESMQSNDEFLRDSSDIFKVTPKQLPKTCERFFTEWKSYKNELNKLKSEIANLKINSLEDNLEEFNGLRILKQVVDGDIKELQKISTDFTDNNKADIVIIGNNNGKIVGAASKIAIDKGITINEIIKESAAILGGGGGGRPTLAQGAGPKADKITEAVDFAIEIIKNI, via the coding sequence ATGACTGAAATATTGAAAGAATTAGGGTTTAGTAAAAGGAAATGTGAAACATGTGGAAATGAGTTTTGGTCTATTCCAGAACGTTCTACTTGTGGGGATGCTCCTTGTGATGAGTATGAGTTTATTGGAAACCCTGCAACTGAAAAGGGTTATGATCTTTTTGAAATTCAAAAATCTTTTAGAGAATTCTTTGAAAAAAATGGACACACTCAAGTTTCCCGCTATCCAGTTTTAGCTAAAAGATGGAGGGATGATGTATTCTTAGTTGGAGCTTCTATTTATGACTTCCAACCATGGGTAACTTCAGGTTTAATTGAACCTCCAGCCAATCCTCTTGTCATTGCTCAACCATCTATTCGTCTAAATGATGTTGATAATGTTGGAAGAACTGGTAGGCATATGACTTGCTTTACAATGGGAGCTCATCATGCATTTAATAGTATAGATAATAAAATCTATTGGAAAGAGAATACTGTTAAACTTTGTCATGATTTTATAGGAAGTATTGGAATTGATCCAGCTGAAATTACATTCATTGAATCTTGGTGGGAAGGTGGTGGAAATGCTGGACCTTGTTATGAGGTCTGTGTTCGTGGAGTAGAGTTAGCTACTCTTGTTTTCATGCAATACAAAATTCTTCCAAATGGAGATAAGGAAGAGATTCCTATTAAAACAGTTGACACTGGTTATGGATTAGAACGTTTCGCATGGATTAGCCAAGGAACTCCTACTGCTTATGATGCTTGTTTTGCTCCTGTAATAGATAAACTTAAAAGTATTACTAATATTGATGTTGATGAGAATATTTTAGCTGAAAATGCTCAAATAGCTGGTATGATGGATATAGAAACCTTTGCTGATATCCGTTCACTTCGTGAAAAAGTAGCTAATAAGCTTAGTATATCTATTGATGAGCTTCTTAAATCTGCTGAACCTATGGAAGCTATTTATGTCATAGCTGATCATACTAGATGTCTTGCTTTTATGTTGGCTGATGGAATTATTCCTTCTAATGTTAAAGAAGGTTATCTTGCAAGACTTGTTTTGCGCCGAACAATTAGATTCATGAAAGAGCTTGAAATGAAAGAATCTCTTTCTTATATCATGGAAATTCAACTTGACTTTTTATCAAAGTTTTACCCTGAGATTAAGGATAGCCAGGATCATATTATGAATATTATTTCTCTTGAAGAAGATAGATATGCTAAAACTATTGATAAAGGTAATAGGATAGTCAAAAGAACAATTAAAAATTTAAAGAAGCAAAATAAGGACTTAATGCCTGTTGAGACTTTAATTGATCTTTATGATGCTCATGGAATGCCTCCTGAAACTGTTAAAGAAATAGCAGAGAGTATTTATGATGAAAATGAATTTAAAGTAAATATTCCTGATAATTTTTTTACTTTAGTAGCTAATCAGCATACTGGGGAAGAAATTACTAGTGATTCTGAATTAAAACTTGATTATCCTCCAACAGACCTTTTATTCTATGATAATTTTCATATTTCCAACTTTGAAGCTGAAATATTGGATATCGTCAAAAAAAATTATAATAAAAATTATAATAATGAAGACAACAAAGAAAACAACCAAGAAGACAACCAAGAAGACAACCAAGAAGATAAAAAAGAAGATAATAGTTCAAATATTGATAAAAAAAATCAATTTTCTATTATATTGGATCAAACTGCATTTTATCCTGAAGGAGGAGGTCAACCTTCTGATATTGGTTATTTAACAATTAAAGGAAAACAAGTTGAAGTAATACATGCTGAAAAAGTTGGAGATGTTGTTTTACACAATGTTCTTGTAGGTGAAGACATAGATTACTTTAAAAATGAGTTAGATATTATTGGGGAAAAAATAAATGGTAAAATAAATTGGGATAGGAGAATATCTCTTGCAAGGAACCATACAGCTACTCATTTGATAATAGCTGCTGCTAAAAAAGTTTTAGGTAATCATATATGGCAAGCTGGTGCTCAAAAGGGTTTGAAAAGATCTAGACTTGATTTATCTCATTATAAACGTATCACTCAAAATGAAATCGATAAAATTGAAAAAATAGCTAATGATTTAGTTATGGATAATATAATCTTAGATATTAATTGGATGAATAGAGATGAAGCTGAAAAAAAATATGGTTTTACTCTATATCAAGGGGGAGTAGTACCAGGTTCTGTGATAAGGGTTATTAATATTCCTAATGTTGATGTTCAGGCTTGTGCAGGAACTCATGTTCCTCAAACTGGTGAAATTGGCTTAATAAAAATTAATAAAACAGAACGAGTTCAAGATGGTGTTGAAAGAATTGATTTTTCAGCAGGACTGGCTGCAGTTGAATCTATGCAATCTAATGATGAATTTTTAAGAGATAGTAGTGATATTTTTAAGGTTACTCCTAAACAGCTTCCTAAAACTTGTGAAAGGTTCTTTACTGAGTGGAAGTCTTATAAAAATGAATTGAACAAATTAAAATCAGAAATTGCTAATCTTAAAATTAATAGTTTAGAAGATAATTTAGAAGAGTTTAATGGTTTAAGAATTTTGAAGCAAGTAGTTGATGGGGATATTAAAGAACTTCAAAAAATTTCAACTGATTTTACTGATAATAATAAAGCAGATATTGTTATCATTGGAAATAATAATGGTAAAATTGTTGGAGCAGCATCTAAAATAGCAATTGATAAAGGTATAACTATCAATGAGATAATTAAAGAATCTGCAGCTATTCTTGGTGGTGGTGGTGGTGGAAGACCTACACTTGCTCAAGGTGCTGGTCCAAAAGCTGATAAAATCACAGAAGCTGTTGATTTTGCTATCGAAATCATAAAAAATATTTAA
- the rpl12p gene encoding 50S ribosomal protein P1, translating into MEYIYAAMILHSADKDINEENVKSIIEAAGIEADDARVKALIAALEDVDIEEAIATTAMAAAPAAATEAAPVAEEEADEEEEEEEEEAAEEEAAAGLGALFG; encoded by the coding sequence ATGGAATATATATACGCAGCAATGATTTTGCACAGCGCAGATAAAGATATTAATGAAGAAAATGTTAAAAGTATTATTGAAGCAGCAGGAATTGAAGCAGACGATGCTAGAGTCAAAGCATTAATTGCAGCTTTAGAAGATGTGGATATTGAAGAAGCTATTGCAACTACTGCTATGGCAGCAGCTCCTGCAGCAGCTACCGAAGCAGCTCCTGTAGCTGAAGAAGAAGCTGATGAAGAGGAAGAAGAAGAGGAAGAAGAAGCGGCTGAAGAAGAAGCAGCAGCTGGATTAGGTGCTTTATTCGGATAA
- a CDS encoding 50S ribosomal protein L10: MAHVAEWKKEEVKELKGLIDSHEVIGIVNLLNIPARQLQKMRQSLKGKAIIRMSKKNLIDLAFKDCNDKKENIIGLSNHMDGQPAIVFTDMNPFKLFKILEDSKTSAPAKEGNIPDSDIVVPEGDTGFEPGPLLGELQQVGIPAKIDKGKIVVSKDHVVVEAGEVVSKQVASMLTRLDIQPMEVGIDLQAAYEEESVYTSDLLTIDEEKTLADVQSAFSQAFNLSVNAGIPTKETIVAIIQNANSKSVNLAMNASILTSETTEPLIALANAKMLSLASAIVDEEGALDEELIEKLSNVSVAATVVEETNQADDEDEDEEEEKEEEAEEEAAAGLGALFG, encoded by the coding sequence ATGGCTCACGTTGCTGAATGGAAAAAAGAAGAGGTTAAAGAACTTAAAGGTTTGATTGATTCTCATGAAGTAATAGGTATAGTTAATTTGCTTAATATACCTGCAAGACAACTTCAAAAGATGAGACAATCTTTAAAAGGCAAAGCTATTATTAGAATGTCTAAAAAGAATTTAATTGATTTAGCCTTTAAAGACTGTAATGATAAAAAAGAAAATATTATAGGTCTTTCTAATCACATGGATGGTCAACCTGCAATTGTATTCACTGATATGAACCCTTTCAAGTTGTTCAAAATATTAGAAGATAGTAAAACTTCTGCTCCTGCTAAGGAGGGGAATATTCCTGATTCTGATATTGTTGTACCTGAAGGGGATACTGGATTTGAACCAGGCCCATTACTTGGTGAATTGCAACAAGTGGGAATACCTGCTAAGATTGATAAAGGTAAAATTGTAGTTTCTAAAGATCATGTTGTTGTTGAAGCTGGTGAAGTTGTTTCTAAACAAGTTGCTAGTATGTTAACAAGACTTGATATTCAACCTATGGAAGTAGGAATCGATTTACAAGCAGCTTATGAAGAAGAGTCTGTTTATACTTCTGATTTGTTAACTATTGATGAAGAAAAAACTTTGGCTGATGTTCAAAGTGCGTTCTCACAAGCATTTAATCTTTCTGTTAATGCTGGAATACCTACTAAAGAAACTATTGTTGCTATTATCCAAAATGCAAATAGTAAGTCAGTTAACTTAGCTATGAATGCATCAATCCTTACATCTGAAACAACAGAACCTTTAATTGCTCTTGCAAATGCTAAAATGTTGTCTTTAGCTAGTGCAATAGTTGATGAAGAAGGTGCGCTTGATGAAGAACTTATTGAAAAGTTATCTAATGTTTCTGTTGCTGCAACTGTGGTTGAAGAAACTAATCAAGCAGATGATGAAGATGAGGATGAAGAAGAAGAGAAAGAGGAAGAAGCTGAAGAAGAAGCAGCTGCTGGCCTTGGAGCTCTCTTTGGTTAA
- a CDS encoding 50S ribosomal protein L1, whose protein sequence is MTQEIMEAVKKAKDESKPRNFTQSIDVIINIKDLDVKKPENRFDEEVALPNGRGKDVKIGFIADGELAVQAKNAGIDLVVTKADLEEYGKDRKQAKKVANAHDFFVAQADMMPLVGRFLGPVLGPRKKMPKPVPANAKAEPLIKRLRTTVKIGVKDQPSIQTLVGTQDMSDEQIAENIEAILTVLDRNLEKGRNQVKSMFVKTTMGSVVRVI, encoded by the coding sequence ATGACACAAGAGATTATGGAAGCGGTGAAGAAGGCAAAAGATGAGTCTAAGCCGAGAAACTTCACACAATCTATTGATGTTATTATTAACATCAAAGATTTGGATGTCAAAAAACCAGAAAATCGGTTTGATGAAGAAGTTGCTCTCCCTAATGGACGTGGTAAAGATGTTAAAATAGGCTTTATCGCAGATGGGGAATTAGCAGTTCAAGCTAAAAATGCTGGTATCGATCTTGTTGTGACTAAAGCAGATTTAGAAGAGTATGGAAAAGACAGAAAGCAAGCTAAAAAAGTAGCTAATGCACATGACTTTTTCGTTGCTCAAGCTGATATGATGCCACTTGTTGGTAGATTCTTAGGACCAGTTTTAGGTCCAAGGAAAAAAATGCCTAAACCAGTTCCTGCTAATGCTAAAGCAGAACCTTTAATTAAAAGGTTACGAACTACTGTTAAAATAGGTGTTAAAGACCAGCCAAGCATTCAAACTTTAGTCGGAACTCAAGATATGAGTGACGAGCAAATAGCTGAAAATATCGAGGCAATTCTCACAGTCTTAGACCGCAATTTAGAGAAAGGAAGAAACCAAGTTAAATCCATGTTTGTTAAAACAACAATGGGTTCAGTAGTGAGGGTGATTTAA